ACCCCTTTCGAGGCCGGCTTTCTGCAGTGCGGTAAAGTCGACGTGCGCCGTGATGTCCTGCTCGCCGACGAGCTGGTAAGGGTCTTCGTTGGAACTGTGCCTGTGATAACACATCAAAGTCCCGTTTCTGCGAAACGGTGCGTACAGCTCTTCGGCCGGATATCCGTAATCAACGCTCAGGACAAAACCTTTCTCAAGTCGGTCGCTAACCTGCCGAATCCAATCAACCGCCGCAAGATTGGCTTCCCCCCGGTTCCCTTCGCAAGGGGACGAACCGAGCCAGGAAAAATGAGTTTCAAGGCGACCATCATCGGGCCGCAACTGTTCGCCAAATCCAGCGTCGGTATTGCTGACATAAACTTCGAAGTAAGCTCCATCCCGCTTCTCGGCGAGATGAACCGGAAACGCATCGACCAGCTCATTCGAAAGAAAACAGCCGGTGACCGGTTCGAGCTCTTCAAATGTCGACCATGAAATAATGTCGGCATGGGATGACAAATTTGCTGACTGCCGCTGTCGATTGTCAGGAGAGACTTCGACGATCCGGTAGTTGAGGCGGCGATAGAAATCGGGATGCTCATGGCGAACGGAATCGAGGATATCCTTGGCCAGGTGCCCTTCACCGGCGCCCTGCTCGACAAGCGTAAAGGATTCGCAACCGAGCAGCTGCCACATCTGGTCGAGCTGTCGGGCAATCAGGGCTCCGAACAGGGAATGGACCGAACTGGAGGTAAAAAAGTCACCCTTTTTACCGATCCGGGTGCGGTCTTTCATGTAATAACCCGATTCCGGATGGTAGAGGCAGAGCTCCATGAACCGGGAGAAACGGATCCCGCCATTCTCCGCGATCTCACGGGCAATAATCTCTTTCAACTGCTGGTCGCTTTGCTCTCTCATTTTTCCACCGCAAAAATAAAGCGGGATTGTACCGCAGTGGCCATGAAGTGGCAAGAAAAGATTACTGTTTTGCTCAGGATTGCTTCTGTGGCATAATTAAAGGACACAAATGCGAGAAAGGGAAATTTACTTATGCGATATTTCACGCACCTGTCACTACTGGTCCTGGCCTGTTTCCTGGCGCCGCTCATGGCATTTACCGGGGTCGCCTATGGTCAGGACAACGCCCGGGACATGCTGGTTTACAAGACACCCGGCTGAGGCTGTTGCAAGGGCTGGGGCGACCATCTCGAGGAAGCAGGCTTCACCATCCGTTACCAAGACACCGGCCGGATAACCGAGCTCAAACGGAGTTACGGTCTTCCTGATAAGCTTCGCTCCTGCCATACAGCCATCGTCGATGGCTATATCATTGAAGGTCATGTTCCGGGTGAACAGATCCATCGTCTACTGGAGACCAGACCGCCGATTAACGGACTCAGCGTACCCGGGATGCCGATCGGGTCGCCCGGAATGGAATCGGACACCATACCGGCACAGCCTTACAAGGTTTATTCTTTTGACAGACAGGGGAATATTTCAGTCTTTGCAGAATATCCCGGCGCCAATCCCGGGCAAAGAAAACAATAAGCATCCGGAGACTTTTTACGGCACAATCCCCATAAACCTGTGAACCTGCAAAAGGTCGGAAACTTCCTGAATCAACAGGGTTTTGATATCAAGAGCAGCGGCCGGCTGCAGATCGACCTGTTGGCGGTCACCGACAAAGAGGAAGGTCTCGGGCGGCCCGCCGATATCTTCAAGGACTCGCTGAAAGGCCTCCGGGTCGGGTTTCGGCAGCCAGCAGAACTCGATTGTGTAGAGGTCGCGAAAACAGTTCGCAATGCCGAGCAGCGACAGGATTTTTTCCGTCAGAAAACGGTTATTGTTGGTGTAGATGTACAAATCACAAATCGACTTCAATGAGTCGAGCAACGCGATCAGGACCGGGTCCTCGACCAGGTAGCGCTCCGGCTTGACCTCCTGCTGAAAAAAACGATGAAGGTCACCTAACTCGAGTCCGAGTTCCATGCAGGTCAGTGAAAGTGTTGGCTCGACGCCGAGGCTCTCGGCCAGGCGCTCTTTTGCTGTCCGGAGCAGTTGACGCCCCTCGAACAGGGGAACTCCGCGCGCCGAAGCAACCGCAACATAGGCTGCTTCGGTAATCTCCTGCAGCAGATGTTCTGATGAATAGAGTGTTCCGTCCAGGTCAAATACGATTGACCGGATCGGCTGATTAACACTAAGCATGTGATGCCCCCGGAATTATCATAAAAGTCCAGCATGGGGGCCGGCACTGTCAAAAAAGTCAAGGCAGATCGGTGAAATATCCGTCGACGCCGCGGCGCCGCATGTCCCGCTCATTCAGAAGCTTACCATCGGTCCAGGGGTAGATCTTGAGGTTGTTGGCATGACAGGCAACAACCAGGTTGCGCGTCAGATACATCGCCTTGGGGTGAAATGATTCGGCGACACAGGCCAGAGCCCGGCGCATGGAGAGCCGCCAGAACGGACTATCGGTCAAAAAAGCAAGTGCCAGACCAGCATTGAGCTGACGCAGCTGCGACAATGCTTTATGATTGAAAGAAGAGATGAGAACATCGACTTCAGGAAAATCAGCAATTGTCGACAAGACTGCACGGCCGGCCCGCTGATCCTTGATTTCAACATTGATCCGGATCCGCTCCCCGGCCCAGGCAAACACCTCGGCCAGAAGTGGCATCCTCTCGCCGGCGAATCTTTCGTAAAACCACGTCCCGGCATCTAGGTCGAGTAATTCGGCCAGGCTCTTGTCTGCGACCGCACCGGTTCCGTCGGTTGTCCGGTCAACGGTATCGTCGTGGATAACAACCGGAATGCCATCGCGGCTGAGATGGACATCGAGTTCAATGCCGTCAGCCCCGGCATCAGCGGCAGCCCGAAAAGCGGTCATCGTGTTTTCCGGTGCCCGCGCCGAGGCGCCACGGTGCGCCCAGACAAAAAACGTGTTAGCGCGTTGAAACGAAGTCATGAAAAAAGAGACCTTCTATCTGATCCTGCTGATCCTGATATTACTCTGTGCGATGATCTATACCTTGCTGACTGGCGATAATCGCAGCCGTCACGGTTACGGACAGGTCAATTTTCCGGCCGCAAGATCATGCCTGACATCATGGCAGTCCCTGGAGAACCGGGTATACCTTCTTACTCCAGGCATAAATACCGCCGTAAAGGTTGTAGACTTCGGGGTATCCGATCCGGGCCATGTATCCGACGACCTGGGAGCTGCGTGAACCGACAGCGCAATAGACCAGCAGCGGTTTGTTCTTCGGAACCTCGTCCATTCTTTGCAGCAGCTGATCAATCGGAATCAGCTTGGCTCCGGCCAGTCGAACCTGTTGATATTCACCCGGGGTCCTGACATCGAGCAGAAAAATCTCGTCACCGCGCTGCTTGAGCAGTTCGTAGGACTCTTCGGGCGAGAGGTTTTTAACGACTCCGGCGGCGATAG
The genomic region above belongs to Desulfuromonas sp. and contains:
- a CDS encoding CopG family transcriptional regulator; translation: MRYQDTGRITELKRSYGLPDKLRSCHTAIVDGYIIEGHVPGEQIHRLLETRPPINGLSVPGMPIGSPGMESDTIPAQPYKVYSFDRQGNISVFAEYPGANPGQRKQ
- a CDS encoding HAD family hydrolase; translated protein: MLSVNQPIRSIVFDLDGTLYSSEHLLQEITEAAYVAVASARGVPLFEGRQLLRTAKERLAESLGVEPTLSLTCMELGLELGDLHRFFQQEVKPERYLVEDPVLIALLDSLKSICDLYIYTNNNRFLTEKILSLLGIANCFRDLYTIEFCWLPKPDPEAFQRVLEDIGGPPETFLFVGDRQQVDLQPAAALDIKTLLIQEVSDLLQVHRFMGIVP
- a CDS encoding glycerophosphodiester phosphodiesterase translates to MTSFQRANTFFVWAHRGASARAPENTMTAFRAAADAGADGIELDVHLSRDGIPVVIHDDTVDRTTDGTGAVADKSLAELLDLDAGTWFYERFAGERMPLLAEVFAWAGERIRINVEIKDQRAGRAVLSTIADFPEVDVLISSFNHKALSQLRQLNAGLALAFLTDSPFWRLSMRRALACVAESFHPKAMYLTRNLVVACHANNLKIYPWTDGKLLNERDMRRRGVDGYFTDLP
- a CDS encoding rhodanese-like domain-containing protein produces the protein MAIVLRQKLVLWSLVVSIFFFLSAAAIAAGVVKNLSPEESYELLKQRGDEIFLLDVRTPGEYQQVRLAGAKLIPIDQLLQRMDEVPKNKPLLVYCAVGSRSSQVVGYMARIGYPEVYNLYGGIYAWSKKVYPVLQGLP